In Phocoena phocoena chromosome 3, mPhoPho1.1, whole genome shotgun sequence, a single window of DNA contains:
- the MED7 gene encoding mediator of RNA polymerase II transcription subunit 7 has product MGEPQQVSALPPPPMQYIKEYTDENIQEGLAPKPPPPIKDSYMMFGNQFQCDDLIIRPLESQGIERLHPMQFDHKKELRKLNMSILINFLDLLDILIRSPGSIKREEKLEDLKLLFVHVHHLINEYRPHQARETLRVMMEVQKRQRLETAERFQKHLERVIEMIQNCLASLPDDLPHSEAGLRVKTEPMDADDSNNCAGQDEQQRENSGHRRDQIIEKDAALCVLIDEMNERP; this is encoded by the coding sequence ATGGGTGAGCCACAGCAAGTAAgcgccctcccaccccctccgaTGCAGTACATCAAGGAGTATACagatgaaaatattcaggaaggCCTCGCTCCTAAGCCTCCACCTCCAATAAAGGACAGTTATATGATGTTCGGCAACCAGTTCCAGTGTGATGATCTTATCATCCGCCCTTTAGAAAGTCAGGGTATCGAACGGCTTCATCCTATGCAGTTTGATCACAAGAAAGAACTGAGAAAACTCAATATGTCTATCCTTATTAATTTCTTAGACCTCTTAGATATCTTGATAAGGAGCCCTGGGAGTATAAAACGAGAAGAGAAGCTAGAAGATCTTAAGCTGCTTTTTGTACATGTGCATCATCTCATAAATGAATACCGACCCCACCAAGCAAGAGAGACCTTGAGAGTCATGATGGAGGTGCAGAAACGTCAACGCCTTGAGACAGCTGAGAGATTTCAGAAGCATCTGGAACGAGTCATTGAGATGATTCAGAATTGCTTGGCTTCTTTGCCTGATGATTTGCCCCATTCGGAAGCAGGGCTGAGAGTAAAAACTGAACCAATGGATGCTGATGATAGCAACAACTGTGCTGGACAGGAtgaacaacaaagagaaaattcaGGTCATAGGAGAGATCAGATTATAGAGAAAGACGCTGCTTTGTGTGTCCTAATTGACGAAATGAATGAAAGACCGTga